The Bacillota bacterium genome contains a region encoding:
- a CDS encoding DUF5615 family PIN-like protein, giving the protein MRFKLDENLGRRVQQLFREAGHDAETVPDEQLRGCSDQTLYEICRAENRCLVTLDLDFSNVLRFPPEKTGGIVIVRLPKSPNLALIEKLVRQFLRATEKLPVGRQPLSTSYVCAGLTATPVNYKIRFGSRKNLKALALRADSLG; this is encoded by the coding sequence TAAGCTTGATGAGAACCTCGGACGACGAGTTCAGCAGCTTTTTCGGGAAGCCGGCCACGACGCGGAAACTGTTCCGGATGAGCAACTGCGGGGCTGTTCGGACCAGACCCTTTACGAAATATGCCGGGCTGAAAACCGCTGCCTGGTCACCTTAGATTTGGATTTCAGCAATGTGCTCCGTTTCCCCCCGGAAAAGACGGGCGGCATCGTAATAGTCCGCCTGCCTAAAAGCCCTAATTTAGCGCTTATAGAAAAATTAGTCAGGCAGTTCTTGCGGGCGACAGAAAAGCTACCGGTTGGCAGACAACCGCTCTCCACATCATACGTCTGCGCTGGCTTGACAGCCACTCCGGTCAATTATAAAATACGATTCGGTAGCAGAAAAAACTTAAAAGCGTTAGCTTTAAGAGCAGATTCTCTCGGATAG